In the Leptospira semungkisensis genome, one interval contains:
- the mrdA gene encoding penicillin-binding protein 2, with protein MLGGGGSSSATEFRLERSFRLRLYMFSGLVAFALVAFVIQLFNLQIVQGTDNSLKAEKFVRKSETIPAARGEMFDRNFLTPETSMALVSNYSSLDAVLNTSLLKYDPAKVRNFLQEFARTLSIPMSYYEEDLLEPKFSKNIKSKKPFVLLEAISKAQQERISVFDTISKYVILVPSPRRIYKMGPALAHVTGYIGKPSKTDLLTREIKSYQWLGKDGLELEYDSRLRGTDGFRIQKRSSEGNIEEERVVEHSTPGNNLILTIDKDIQLAAYKALKGARGTAIALRPSTGEVLAMASNPSYDPNILSGKSRSERTAHYRRVDANGGFLNLAIQSKFPPASTYKTLVAMAALESGHKIDYTPETSYSCNGSYILKSTFAGVPDQVFYCWEKGGHGTNDLAHALQKSCSVYFYNLGYKLGSDPILTYSRLFLLDQKSKIDLPGEISGFVPSSAWKKRTYGTRWFDGDTINLSIGQGFMSVTPLGMALFYAGLLNKGQIYQPYVVNEIRDPLDNSIINRTEPQRLRDIPIQASTIESIKTGLRLVVKNGTAAFVLNKPGLPDIAGKTGTAQTRRRGASGSNHAWFIGYAPANAPVSEQVLVAVFVEYGVGGAAGAAPVAREMFRAAFPPGSFKRTAEVPEAAPVLPEKIQ; from the coding sequence ATGCTTGGGGGAGGAGGATCTTCTTCAGCCACAGAGTTTAGACTGGAACGTAGTTTCAGGCTCAGGCTGTATATGTTCTCCGGTCTTGTAGCTTTCGCGTTAGTCGCGTTTGTGATCCAATTGTTCAATCTGCAGATAGTGCAAGGAACGGACAACTCTCTCAAAGCGGAGAAGTTCGTGCGAAAAAGTGAGACCATTCCCGCTGCCAGAGGAGAGATGTTCGATCGGAACTTTCTCACTCCGGAAACTTCTATGGCATTGGTTTCCAATTATTCCAGCTTGGATGCAGTTTTAAATACTTCTCTTCTGAAATATGATCCTGCCAAGGTTCGTAATTTCCTTCAGGAATTTGCGAGAACTCTTTCTATTCCGATGTCGTATTACGAAGAGGATCTTCTGGAGCCTAAATTCTCCAAGAATATCAAATCCAAAAAACCTTTCGTTCTGCTGGAGGCGATTAGCAAGGCGCAGCAGGAAAGGATCTCCGTCTTCGATACGATTTCAAAATATGTAATATTGGTCCCTTCTCCCAGAAGGATCTATAAGATGGGACCCGCTCTTGCACATGTTACTGGCTATATCGGAAAGCCGAGTAAGACAGACCTTCTTACGAGAGAGATCAAGTCTTATCAATGGTTGGGAAAAGACGGCCTCGAATTAGAATACGATTCTCGCTTACGCGGAACGGACGGATTCAGGATCCAAAAGAGAAGCTCCGAGGGGAATATAGAAGAAGAGAGAGTGGTAGAGCATTCCACTCCTGGAAATAATCTCATTCTAACGATAGACAAGGATATACAACTCGCAGCGTACAAGGCGCTCAAAGGAGCGAGAGGAACAGCGATCGCACTACGTCCTTCTACAGGAGAGGTGCTTGCGATGGCATCCAATCCGAGTTACGATCCGAATATTCTATCAGGAAAGAGTAGATCGGAAAGAACGGCGCATTATAGAAGAGTGGATGCGAATGGCGGTTTCTTAAATTTAGCCATTCAATCTAAATTTCCTCCGGCTTCTACGTATAAAACGTTAGTTGCAATGGCGGCTCTGGAAAGTGGTCACAAGATCGATTATACTCCGGAGACAAGCTACAGTTGTAATGGAAGTTATATTCTGAAATCTACTTTTGCCGGAGTTCCGGACCAAGTCTTTTATTGTTGGGAGAAGGGTGGTCATGGCACGAATGATTTAGCTCACGCTCTCCAAAAATCTTGCTCCGTCTACTTTTATAACCTAGGTTATAAACTGGGCTCCGATCCTATCTTAACATATTCTCGTTTATTCTTATTGGATCAAAAGTCCAAGATCGATCTTCCGGGAGAGATCAGCGGCTTTGTGCCTTCTTCTGCTTGGAAGAAGAGGACGTACGGAACTAGATGGTTCGACGGAGATACGATCAACCTCTCTATTGGACAAGGATTCATGTCCGTTACTCCTCTCGGCATGGCGCTATTCTATGCAGGACTCTTGAATAAAGGACAGATCTACCAGCCTTACGTTGTGAATGAGATCCGAGATCCTTTAGACAATTCCATTATCAATCGCACAGAGCCTCAGAGATTGAGAGATATTCCGATCCAAGCTTCTACCATTGAATCGATCAAGACGGGCTTGCGTTTAGTTGTGAAGAATGGAACGGCTGCTTTCGTTTTGAACAAGCCTGGGCTACCTGATATCGCAGGAAAAACAGGAACCGCTCAAACAAGAAGAAGAGGTGCCTCCGGTTCTAACCACGCTTGGTTTATCGGATATGCTCCTGCCAACGCACCTGTCAGCGAGCAAGTGTTAGTCGCAGTCTTCGTGGAATATGGAGTGGGTGGAGCTGCGGGAGCCGCTCCTGTTGCGAGAGAAATGTTTAGAGCCGCCTTCCCACCGGGAAGTTTCAAACGAACTGCAGAAGTGCCGGAAGCAGCGCCGGTATTACCGGAGAAGATCCAATGA
- the mreD gene encoding rod shape-determining protein MreD encodes MILEYVVIGAGIFISHFLNGTNAFEISGYKPDFMVLFVLFFALRRGTMAGIWIGFFGGLLSDSGLGGEIVGNVVTYKIGLHSLTFCLMGYVVGKFARPAYHENQISIMLYSVLVTLITRVATYFLFSLFFHENLNYSIFSTSIFNAIIAPIFFWILGKLYRLEQAEA; translated from the coding sequence ATGATCCTAGAATATGTAGTCATCGGTGCGGGGATTTTTATTTCCCATTTCTTGAACGGGACAAATGCCTTCGAGATCTCCGGATATAAGCCGGACTTCATGGTTCTATTCGTTCTATTCTTCGCTCTCAGAAGAGGGACCATGGCGGGGATCTGGATCGGATTCTTCGGAGGTCTTCTTTCGGATTCTGGATTAGGCGGTGAGATCGTAGGTAACGTGGTCACCTATAAGATCGGTCTTCACTCTCTTACCTTCTGTTTGATGGGTTATGTAGTAGGAAAATTCGCAAGGCCTGCCTATCACGAAAATCAGATTTCAATCATGTTGTATTCAGTGCTGGTGACTTTGATAACCAGGGTAGCGACATACTTTCTGTTCTCTCTTTTCTTTCATGAGAATCTGAACTATTCCATCTTCAGTACTTCTATCTTTAACGCAATTATTGCGCCTATTTTCTTCTGGATCTTAGGCAAGCTCTATCGTTTGGAGCAGGCGGAAGCGTAA
- the mreC gene encoding rod shape-determining protein MreC, which produces MLWLQVNKSKETVSLLFCIVFSILSLTFKSNVLVRGIASFQRVGDSVSGSIDGVGSFFKGAYTKLESFEAVRQERDACVAAVDDYKLLPQDLERLNRENEILRRELRFNTRQKFASIKAEVLSVRLNSIYRTIIIDKGSEAGIKPYMPVTARSVNQKGEIIEALVGKVIAVTGGSAIVQPLINSNFSMGVSIPDSNLWATLSGNSGRGTEALMNYIDSGIIIDPRVFGDYPMGPSEMIQYTESLSKIGKAVYSSGASGIFPPGIPVGIITEEGPRNGSFKTAFLKPFVRFDMLESVTILLKLPEKWAETWPEGQNINIENPYFGELNYPKEDREPKAQAPVVPKPGEAKPLKPKQDGGAGFTEEETN; this is translated from the coding sequence ATGCTTTGGCTCCAAGTAAATAAAAGTAAGGAAACAGTCTCTCTTCTTTTCTGTATCGTATTTTCGATCCTCTCTCTGACATTTAAGAGTAATGTCTTAGTGAGAGGGATCGCTAGTTTCCAAAGAGTGGGCGACTCGGTTTCCGGTTCCATTGACGGTGTAGGTTCCTTCTTCAAAGGAGCTTATACTAAATTAGAATCTTTTGAAGCAGTTCGCCAGGAAAGAGACGCTTGCGTCGCAGCGGTGGATGATTATAAACTTCTTCCTCAAGACCTGGAACGCTTAAACAGAGAGAACGAGATCTTAAGAAGGGAACTTCGTTTTAATACTCGTCAGAAGTTTGCAAGCATCAAGGCAGAAGTTCTTTCTGTCCGTTTGAATTCAATCTATCGTACCATCATCATCGATAAGGGCTCCGAAGCTGGGATCAAGCCTTATATGCCTGTGACTGCAAGATCGGTAAACCAAAAGGGTGAGATCATCGAGGCATTGGTAGGAAAGGTGATCGCTGTCACCGGTGGTTCTGCAATCGTGCAACCATTAATAAATTCTAATTTTAGTATGGGCGTTTCCATTCCAGACAGCAATCTATGGGCCACACTTTCCGGTAACTCAGGAAGAGGAACCGAGGCTCTCATGAATTATATAGATAGCGGTATTATTATTGATCCAAGAGTGTTCGGTGATTATCCGATGGGTCCGAGCGAGATGATCCAATACACCGAATCTTTGAGTAAGATCGGAAAGGCAGTTTATAGTTCGGGTGCTTCCGGTATTTTTCCTCCAGGCATTCCAGTCGGGATCATTACGGAAGAAGGTCCTAGAAACGGAAGCTTTAAGACAGCATTCTTAAAACCTTTTGTGCGTTTTGATATGTTAGAGTCAGTTACCATTCTACTCAAGCTTCCTGAAAAATGGGCGGAAACCTGGCCGGAAGGACAGAATATTAATATTGAAAATCCGTACTTTGGTGAATTAAATTATCCTAAAGAAGATCGAGAGCCTAAGGCTCAAGCCCCGGTAGTTCCTAAGCCTGGGGAAGCCAAGCCGCTTAAGCCGAAACAAGACGGTGGAGCAGGCTTTACGGAAGAGGAAACCAACTGA
- a CDS encoding rod shape-determining protein, which translates to MIFDKLYGLFSNDMGIDLGTANTLVHVKGQGIVLSEPSVVAVHAATGKVLAVGQEAKRMLGRTPGEIVAIRPMKDGVIADFETVEKMIRYFIAKVHNRTTFVKPRIVIGVPSGITEVERRAVRESAEQAGAREIFLIDEALAAAIGANIPINEPAGNMIVDIGGGTTEIAVISLGGMVIAESIRTGGDEFDDAIIKYLRNQYNLVVGERTAEDIKLTIGNAYPEKKTETMEVKGRDAISGLPRTLELESNEIRKALKEPTDEILDGIKRVLERTPPELASDIVERGIVLTGGGCLLRGLETYLSKETGVPVFRAENPLTCVVLGTGKFLDEVKYLKPGIR; encoded by the coding sequence ATGATATTCGACAAGCTCTACGGACTATTTTCCAACGATATGGGAATCGACCTCGGAACCGCCAACACTCTCGTCCATGTAAAGGGGCAAGGTATCGTACTCTCCGAGCCTTCCGTAGTAGCGGTGCATGCTGCTACCGGAAAGGTGCTGGCTGTAGGCCAAGAAGCCAAGAGGATGCTTGGTCGTACTCCTGGCGAAATTGTGGCAATTCGCCCTATGAAAGACGGAGTGATCGCCGACTTCGAAACGGTCGAAAAAATGATCCGTTACTTTATCGCTAAGGTTCACAATCGTACTACGTTCGTAAAACCAAGGATCGTGATCGGAGTTCCTTCCGGAATCACCGAGGTGGAAAGACGTGCCGTTCGTGAATCTGCTGAGCAAGCGGGTGCGAGAGAGATCTTCCTCATCGACGAGGCTCTGGCAGCTGCGATCGGAGCGAATATCCCGATCAATGAACCTGCTGGAAACATGATCGTGGATATAGGTGGTGGTACTACTGAGATCGCTGTCATTTCATTAGGCGGTATGGTGATCGCAGAATCCATCCGTACTGGTGGAGACGAGTTCGACGATGCAATTATCAAATACCTCAGAAACCAATACAACCTAGTAGTGGGAGAGAGGACCGCTGAGGATATCAAGCTTACCATCGGTAACGCTTATCCTGAGAAAAAGACTGAGACCATGGAAGTCAAAGGTAGAGATGCGATCTCCGGTCTTCCTCGTACTTTAGAGTTAGAATCTAACGAGATCCGTAAGGCTCTCAAAGAACCTACCGATGAGATCCTGGACGGGATCAAACGAGTTCTGGAAAGAACTCCTCCTGAGCTTGCTTCGGATATCGTAGAAAGAGGGATCGTTCTAACCGGAGGAGGATGCCTTCTTCGTGGATTAGAAACCTATCTTTCTAAGGAAACTGGAGTTCCTGTATTCAGAGCCGAGAACCCTTTGACCTGCGTGGTTTTGGGAACCGGAAAATTCTTAGACGAAGTTAAGTATCTCAAGCCGGGAATTCGCTGA
- a CDS encoding Ppx/GppA phosphatase family protein, translating into MVRENTLAAIDLGTNSFHMIIVRVRENGTFEAIAREKENVRLGSGLEEGGEIDPPAFKRAIDCLKRFKLLADNSKAEIRAVATSALREASNRSEFQAAAWKEAGIKIDVISGYEEARLIYFGILQGLPVFDKKILLIDIGGGSTEVLVGYRGDILFSKSFKLGAIRLTEKFLKSDPLDSSQIRKCKLYVEETILPFRKIIRDLRPEMIIGSSGTIQATAGIIRAMDGEAEEIPLNHYTFTSAEFRRARNLVMESDTSKKRAKIPGFDSKRSDIIVGGILILEELFQLLDLPDLTISEFALREGIIYDTIRKWEHFQDQEHSKHLDDIRQKSIHNLLVSYTRDEEYARHVAKLSLDIFDQLQPVHKLGKEEREYLEASSLLHEVGLFISHSAYHKHSYYLIRNSEAMLGFTWGEIELIALTARYHRKSAPKSKHREFQRIGGREQDIVQKLSGILRIASACNRNRQGLIETVKCQVRKNQAIFSLATKQNYDKSLELWACEEQADAFESAYGFVPIFQ; encoded by the coding sequence ATGGTCCGGGAAAACACCCTAGCTGCCATCGATCTAGGCACCAACTCCTTTCACATGATCATCGTTCGGGTCCGAGAAAACGGGACCTTTGAAGCTATAGCCAGAGAGAAGGAGAACGTTCGTCTCGGAAGCGGTTTAGAAGAAGGAGGAGAGATCGATCCCCCTGCATTCAAGCGCGCCATCGATTGTTTGAAGCGCTTCAAACTATTGGCTGATAATTCCAAGGCAGAGATCCGAGCGGTCGCCACATCAGCCTTGAGAGAAGCTTCCAATAGGTCCGAATTCCAGGCAGCCGCCTGGAAGGAAGCCGGCATAAAGATAGACGTTATCAGTGGATACGAAGAGGCCCGACTCATTTACTTCGGGATCCTGCAAGGCCTTCCCGTATTCGATAAGAAGATATTGTTAATAGATATAGGCGGGGGAAGTACCGAAGTCCTAGTAGGTTATAGAGGAGATATACTCTTCTCCAAAAGCTTTAAATTAGGAGCCATTCGACTCACTGAGAAATTCTTAAAATCGGATCCATTGGATTCCTCTCAAATACGAAAATGTAAACTCTATGTAGAAGAGACCATCCTCCCTTTTCGAAAGATTATTCGAGACCTGAGACCGGAAATGATCATCGGTTCATCCGGAACCATCCAAGCAACTGCTGGGATCATCCGAGCGATGGACGGAGAAGCAGAAGAGATCCCACTGAATCATTATACATTTACTTCGGCTGAATTCAGAAGAGCAAGAAACCTAGTCATGGAATCGGACACTTCCAAGAAGAGGGCCAAGATCCCAGGCTTCGATTCCAAGCGCTCCGATATCATTGTAGGAGGAATACTGATCTTAGAAGAACTGTTCCAACTACTGGATCTCCCCGATTTGACAATCTCTGAATTCGCTCTGCGGGAAGGGATTATCTACGACACTATCCGAAAGTGGGAACATTTCCAGGACCAAGAGCATTCCAAACACCTGGATGATATCCGTCAAAAGTCGATTCACAATCTATTAGTTTCTTATACCAGGGACGAAGAATACGCGAGACATGTCGCAAAACTTTCCTTGGATATTTTCGATCAACTGCAGCCGGTCCACAAGTTAGGTAAAGAAGAAAGAGAATATCTAGAGGCTTCTTCCTTACTTCACGAGGTTGGACTTTTTATTTCTCATTCCGCCTATCATAAACATAGCTACTATCTGATCCGAAACTCGGAAGCAATGCTCGGATTTACTTGGGGAGAAATAGAACTCATAGCGCTTACCGCAAGATATCACCGCAAGAGCGCTCCTAAATCCAAGCATAGAGAATTCCAAAGGATTGGCGGAAGAGAACAAGACATCGTACAAAAACTCTCAGGAATATTACGGATCGCGAGCGCTTGCAATCGAAATCGACAAGGCTTAATTGAAACCGTGAAATGCCAGGTCCGAAAAAACCAAGCTATCTTCTCGTTGGCCACAAAACAGAATTATGATAAGAGCTTAGAGCTTTGGGCCTGCGAAGAACAGGCAGATGCATTCGAATCCGCGTACGGATTCGTCCCCATCTTCCAGTAG
- a CDS encoding PP2C family protein-serine/threonine phosphatase — protein sequence MSQSRLLPVLTWRLELFTHTVPVPFAVYFSAVTGSLYSLEEYLSMGVAATVAATAMLLGAFYLRYLRLKKAAYLEDRSSIDPNLLVSAKSIYMTQPIYESFTIAGRWFLGVLLAHIIVYLIVGYRPNLIATIPALYLGIIPISFISYLFITEYSLRPALNKGKFREIEARTKLFFPYSKRLLVVVAAMISMPFSLLGYMLYATVDGRIKLENPLVHLAIMALLFSVPLLFTAWIVTESIRSRLSSVTGFLEEVGKGNFGLRISPSSLDEFGKQEERIGKVVERLKGLYAEIQSLNEGLESKVEERTRQLKETANELGKSLEEIQKLKYSQDGDYFLTSLLTEPLHSIFLNGSDYSVRSLTIQKKKFQYKQKERQIGGDISLAHSIRLRGKNYLAFVNADAMGKSLQGAVGAIVLGSISRSMIERTPALYRNVWPERWVKNWFIELQKVFEAFDGSLLASAFLGLVDESRGVLYYINCEHPSPVLFRDGVADFLEPSEKYFKIGHSGLGRNVHIEVFQLKAGDVLFCGSDGRDDLLIKSEAGEEIDTDDTRFLQIIRRSQGDLDKTYELIQKEGEITDDLSLLRIEAPKKVNSNVEQESVQSSQANLLKTISLQECRKLAIECFAEKKYSKAGELGLKYLQKKPTDTEFLLSVSKFLRKSGKTVLSIDLSERYRMRNPQDPENLLHLAEMYASKNRMDRSFQLLAEASSIVPEHPRVQKLSEFLVEKSRAISENRSDPRVLG from the coding sequence ATGAGCCAATCCAGACTTTTGCCTGTCCTCACTTGGAGGCTTGAGCTTTTTACCCACACGGTCCCTGTCCCTTTTGCGGTCTACTTTTCTGCAGTGACCGGTTCCTTATATTCTCTGGAAGAATATCTTTCTATGGGAGTCGCTGCCACGGTAGCAGCAACTGCCATGCTTCTCGGTGCCTTTTATCTTAGATATCTAAGGCTTAAGAAGGCTGCGTATTTAGAGGATAGGAGTTCGATCGATCCGAATCTTTTAGTCTCCGCGAAATCCATTTATATGACCCAGCCTATCTATGAATCGTTTACGATTGCGGGCCGTTGGTTTCTGGGAGTTCTTCTCGCTCATATTATCGTTTATTTGATTGTGGGCTATCGTCCGAATCTAATCGCAACAATCCCTGCGCTCTATTTGGGGATCATTCCGATTTCATTTATTAGCTATTTGTTTATTACGGAATACTCTTTGAGGCCCGCTTTAAATAAGGGAAAATTTCGGGAAATTGAGGCAAGAACTAAGCTTTTCTTTCCCTATTCTAAGCGGCTACTAGTTGTTGTGGCTGCAATGATCTCTATGCCTTTCAGTCTTTTGGGTTATATGCTCTATGCCACTGTGGATGGAAGGATCAAGCTTGAGAACCCTCTTGTGCATTTGGCGATCATGGCTCTTCTGTTCTCTGTCCCTCTCTTATTTACTGCTTGGATCGTAACAGAATCTATTCGAAGCAGACTTTCTTCCGTCACAGGATTCTTAGAAGAAGTAGGAAAGGGAAATTTCGGCTTAAGGATTTCTCCTTCTTCTTTGGATGAATTCGGTAAGCAAGAAGAAAGAATCGGAAAAGTTGTGGAGAGACTCAAAGGTCTATACGCGGAGATCCAATCTCTAAACGAGGGCCTGGAATCCAAAGTAGAAGAAAGAACGAGACAACTAAAGGAAACTGCGAACGAGCTCGGCAAGAGCTTAGAAGAAATCCAGAAACTGAAATACAGTCAGGACGGAGATTATTTCCTTACCTCTCTTTTAACGGAACCGTTACATTCCATTTTTCTAAATGGTTCTGATTATTCGGTGCGTTCTCTTACGATCCAGAAGAAGAAATTCCAATACAAGCAAAAGGAGAGACAGATAGGTGGAGATATTTCTTTGGCCCATTCGATTCGATTGCGAGGCAAGAATTATCTCGCGTTCGTAAACGCGGATGCAATGGGAAAGTCTTTGCAAGGAGCTGTAGGTGCGATCGTCTTAGGTTCGATTTCTCGTTCTATGATAGAAAGGACTCCTGCATTGTATCGAAATGTTTGGCCGGAAAGATGGGTCAAGAACTGGTTTATAGAATTACAAAAAGTATTTGAAGCATTCGACGGTTCTCTTCTTGCATCCGCTTTCTTAGGATTAGTGGATGAGTCTCGAGGAGTGTTATATTATATAAATTGCGAACATCCTTCGCCGGTTCTATTTAGAGACGGAGTTGCTGATTTTCTAGAGCCTTCTGAAAAGTATTTTAAGATCGGTCATTCCGGCTTAGGAAGGAATGTTCATATAGAAGTATTTCAGTTGAAAGCGGGAGATGTTCTATTCTGCGGCTCGGATGGAAGGGACGATCTGTTGATAAAATCTGAGGCAGGAGAAGAGATCGATACCGATGATACCAGATTCCTGCAGATCATCCGAAGGTCCCAAGGCGATCTAGATAAAACGTACGAGTTAATCCAAAAAGAAGGAGAGATCACAGATGATCTTTCTTTATTAAGGATAGAGGCGCCTAAAAAAGTAAATTCTAATGTAGAACAGGAATCTGTTCAGTCGTCTCAAGCAAATTTATTAAAAACGATTTCTTTGCAGGAGTGTAGAAAGCTTGCTATAGAATGTTTTGCGGAGAAGAAATATTCCAAGGCTGGTGAGCTTGGTCTTAAATATTTGCAGAAGAAGCCTACGGATACTGAGTTTCTTCTTTCGGTAAGTAAATTCTTACGTAAGAGCGGTAAGACTGTGCTTTCTATCGATCTGAGTGAAAGGTACAGGATGCGCAATCCTCAGGATCCGGAGAATCTTTTGCATCTTGCAGAGATGTACGCTTCTAAGAATAGAATGGATAGATCCTTTCAACTTCTGGCGGAGGCAAGTTCTATTGTTCCCGAACATCCTAGAGTGCAAAAGCTTTCCGAGTTTCTAGTAGAGAAGAGTAGGGCGATTTCAGAGAATCGATCCGATCCGAGAGTCCTTGGATAG
- a CDS encoding DUF6941 family protein: MSSNVGEPVLLALIFADRVITEDNGKKGIIGTFTKFFAGQFPVVFPPWGIYVCVTNLPPGDHEFSLELEFADTSEKVMGVGGNIRVNNGSEPVEIAIPIPHAVFPKEGRYILLLKIGTEIVGSRPLWVDKIP, translated from the coding sequence ATGTCGAGTAACGTAGGAGAACCCGTCCTCTTAGCATTGATCTTTGCGGATCGGGTGATCACGGAAGACAACGGTAAAAAAGGGATCATAGGAACATTCACCAAGTTCTTTGCTGGCCAGTTTCCCGTTGTCTTTCCTCCTTGGGGAATTTATGTATGCGTTACTAATCTTCCTCCGGGAGACCATGAATTCTCGTTAGAGTTGGAATTTGCCGACACAAGCGAGAAGGTAATGGGAGTCGGGGGCAATATTCGTGTCAATAACGGCTCCGAACCCGTAGAGATCGCTATTCCCATCCCGCACGCAGTATTTCCGAAAGAAGGACGCTATATACTTCTTCTTAAGATCGGTACTGAGATCGTAGGCAGTCGCCCTCTCTGGGTGGATAAAATCCCTTAA